The Peribacillus sp. FSL E2-0218 genome contains a region encoding:
- a CDS encoding glycosyltransferase, translated as MSKVSIIVPFYNCPYIEKALESLINQTYKNIEIIVVDDGSTLYSEKIEPFLDKILFIKKENGGTASALNTGIEHATGDYICWLSSDDIFYPEKTEIQLRLMERENAQFSYTSYYCIDENGEIITPVIGINPPTRLEFIKAMIKGNIINGCSVMIQKKVFEQIGVFDEALLYTHDYDLWLRIMQNYKFHFVPKPLLQYRIHTQMGTKKYAGSIKRENRFVVNRHHAKMKQLLVTELRNQ; from the coding sequence ATGTCAAAAGTATCGATCATTGTTCCATTCTACAATTGTCCATACATTGAAAAAGCTTTGGAGAGTTTAATCAACCAAACCTACAAAAATATTGAAATAATCGTAGTTGATGATGGCTCTACATTATATTCAGAAAAAATCGAACCGTTTCTAGATAAAATCCTATTTATCAAAAAGGAAAATGGCGGAACAGCGAGTGCCTTGAATACTGGCATCGAACATGCAACAGGTGACTATATATGCTGGCTTAGTTCTGATGACATCTTTTACCCGGAAAAAACGGAAATCCAGTTACGTTTAATGGAAAGGGAAAATGCCCAATTTAGCTATACGAGTTATTATTGCATCGATGAAAACGGAGAAATCATCACCCCGGTCATCGGGATCAATCCGCCCACACGGCTTGAATTCATTAAAGCGATGATCAAGGGGAATATTATCAATGGCTGCTCCGTCATGATTCAGAAAAAGGTATTTGAGCAAATCGGGGTTTTTGACGAAGCCCTCCTATACACACACGATTATGATTTATGGCTGCGCATCATGCAAAACTACAAATTTCACTTTGTGCCCAAACCGTTATTACAATATCGAATCCATACTCAAATGGGGACCAAGAAATATGCAGGCAGCATCAAAAGGGAAAATCGGTTCGTTGTCAATCGACATCATGCAAAAATGAAGCAATTGTTAGTGACGGAGCTGAGGAACCAGTAG
- a CDS encoding glycosyltransferase family 4 protein → MNILFVFYVPSGGVETLNRQRFIALKEHGIHAHFLYYENRRNYLNDHSAPTFVTNDNDEIKGILEDGNYAAIVIVSDFNTLPRFRSMGYKGKMIIEIQGYGPKHVARKALTNAIEVVNEHADGFLNPKTPHIMQLLDELYPSFPTFSFNNCFDTTQFAHKEMSLDGFKKIAWIGRIEDNKNWSEFLKIGYQLINNYNPDIRLLMFEDPTLSDPIERIKFDKTVSRLNLKSRLTLHSNVPNSQMADFFSVIGDSGGFLCSTSKVEGAPYALLEAMSCRCPVLTTDSDGVRSSIIHDQTGKFYSLGNIDSAVKEAKELMNNESLRENIRENALEHVIKNFSPDLYARNFIEMLEALGISSE, encoded by the coding sequence ATGAATATTTTGTTTGTTTTCTACGTTCCGAGTGGCGGTGTGGAAACATTGAATCGGCAGCGATTTATCGCGCTGAAAGAGCACGGTATCCATGCTCATTTTCTTTATTATGAAAACAGAAGGAATTACTTGAATGACCATAGTGCCCCAACATTCGTAACGAATGACAATGATGAAATCAAGGGGATATTGGAAGATGGGAACTATGCCGCTATCGTCATCGTTTCGGATTTCAATACGTTACCCAGATTCAGGTCCATGGGCTATAAAGGAAAAATGATCATAGAAATACAGGGATATGGTCCGAAACATGTCGCCAGAAAGGCACTTACCAATGCCATTGAAGTTGTCAATGAACATGCAGATGGGTTCCTTAATCCGAAAACGCCACATATCATGCAGTTATTGGATGAACTTTACCCGTCCTTTCCAACTTTCTCTTTTAATAATTGTTTTGATACCACTCAATTCGCACACAAAGAAATGTCCTTGGATGGCTTTAAAAAAATCGCTTGGATCGGAAGAATCGAAGATAACAAGAATTGGAGCGAATTCCTGAAGATAGGATATCAACTAATCAACAATTACAATCCGGATATCCGATTACTTATGTTTGAAGACCCTACATTAAGTGACCCCATTGAAAGAATCAAATTCGATAAAACGGTCAGCCGGTTAAATTTGAAAAGCAGACTTACGTTGCACTCCAATGTTCCGAATTCGCAAATGGCCGATTTTTTCTCTGTAATCGGTGATTCGGGTGGCTTTTTATGTTCCACCTCCAAGGTGGAGGGGGCCCCTTATGCATTGCTTGAAGCAATGAGTTGCAGATGCCCGGTGCTCACGACCGATTCCGATGGTGTAAGAAGTTCCATCATCCATGATCAAACAGGGAAATTTTATTCATTGGGCAACATTGATAGTGCCGTCAAAGAGGCGAAGGAGCTAATGAATAACGAGAGCCTGAGGGAAAATATCCGGGAAAACGCGCTGGAGCACGTAATCAAGAATTTCAGTCCAGATTTATATGCCCGCAATTTCATCGAAATGCTCGAAGCACTAGGAATATCCTCTGAATAA
- a CDS encoding sulfotransferase family 2 domain-containing protein, translated as MSEGVLDIFMHVPKTGGTTINEILKKQYKLREIYDHDSFEKKMMKLSELTEQEKKNIKAVSGHYFYGIHEEFSKPFHYFTMLRDPVDRVISAYYFLKDYPGYEMVKEMTLEEFVVKGPEASNLQTLMVCGSQEIPDLEKAKENLKTFSLVGVTEMFNETLFCLKKQLAWGDIHYTRKNITKKRLAKKEIPSELINLIKQYNHLDMSLYDFAKELLHEKLQTLTVVERQQLEEFKLKQGS; from the coding sequence ATGTCCGAAGGTGTACTGGATATTTTTATGCATGTTCCCAAAACAGGGGGAACGACGATCAATGAAATATTAAAAAAACAATACAAACTTAGAGAAATATATGATCATGACTCGTTCGAAAAGAAGATGATGAAGCTGTCCGAGTTAACGGAACAGGAAAAGAAGAATATCAAAGCGGTTTCCGGTCATTATTTCTATGGAATACATGAGGAGTTTTCAAAACCATTCCATTATTTTACGATGCTGCGCGATCCTGTAGATCGGGTCATTTCTGCTTATTATTTTTTAAAGGACTACCCAGGTTACGAAATGGTAAAAGAAATGACTTTGGAGGAATTTGTAGTAAAAGGCCCCGAAGCATCGAATCTGCAAACATTGATGGTATGCGGGAGTCAGGAAATACCTGATTTGGAAAAAGCGAAGGAGAATCTTAAAACATTTTCATTGGTTGGAGTCACCGAGATGTTCAATGAAACACTTTTTTGTTTGAAAAAGCAACTTGCATGGGGAGATATACACTATACTAGAAAAAATATTACAAAAAAACGACTGGCAAAAAAAGAAATACCATCGGAATTAATAAACCTGATCAAGCAATATAATCACCTGGATATGTCCTTATACGATTTTGCAAAGGAACTGCTTCATGAAAAGCTTCAAACGTTGACAGTAGTTGAGCGTCAGCAATTGGAAGAATTCAAGCTTAAGCAGGGCTCCTGA
- a CDS encoding glycosyltransferase translates to MEPKVSIIIPFYNCPYIDQAIQSALDQTYTNIEIIVVDDGSTDFTEKIEPFLTKIRYEKKENGGTATALNHGIHAAEGEYVAWLSSDDYFLPEKVSNQISFMLEHGAEVSFTNFDSINKDDEIILSWTGERFTDIENGVYHAFLLRNAVNGCTVVLKKDVFDVVGYFNTYHRYTHDYEMWLRLLVNGYKMYYLDEVLTKFRIHEGSGTSRFQPEMLADILTIESHYRPILKKNLKNL, encoded by the coding sequence ATGGAGCCGAAAGTATCAATCATTATTCCATTTTATAATTGCCCCTATATCGATCAAGCCATTCAAAGTGCACTTGATCAAACTTATACGAACATAGAAATCATCGTGGTGGATGATGGTTCGACCGATTTTACTGAGAAAATCGAGCCATTCCTTACGAAAATCCGTTATGAAAAAAAAGAAAACGGGGGAACCGCTACTGCGTTGAATCATGGAATCCATGCTGCTGAGGGTGAATATGTCGCATGGTTAAGCTCGGATGATTACTTTCTGCCAGAAAAGGTATCAAATCAAATTTCCTTTATGCTCGAACATGGTGCAGAGGTGAGCTTTACGAATTTTGATAGTATCAATAAGGACGATGAAATCATTTTGTCTTGGACGGGAGAGCGCTTTACGGATATAGAAAACGGAGTGTACCATGCATTTTTACTTCGTAATGCCGTGAATGGTTGCACCGTGGTGTTGAAGAAGGACGTATTCGATGTGGTCGGCTATTTTAATACCTATCACCGCTATACGCATGATTATGAAATGTGGCTTCGTCTTTTAGTCAATGGATATAAAATGTATTATTTGGATGAAGTTCTCACAAAATTTAGGATACACGAAGGGTCTGGTACAAGTAGATTCCAGCCTGAAATGCTAGCGGATATTCTCACGATTGAAAGCCATTATCGTCCAATTCTTAAAAAGAACTTGAAAAATTTATAG
- a CDS encoding NAD-dependent epimerase/dehydratase family protein yields MKQRRKLIITGASGFTGQHACAHFLKAGYDITAVSRKKINVDAQINMEYCDLTNGNEVYQLVKKIKPQYVLHLAGQNHVGASWVDPLSTLEANSMSTAYLIDALRRESPTCKIVIVGSALQFDPASLNSIPHPYSLSKTLQVLIAQSWAALYNMEVIIAKPSNLIGPGVSTGVCSIFAQKIIEMEKKGSEKVLEVENPNAQRDFLDVRDAVRAYDFLLKDGKSGETYDVASGHTCSLGQIIQGYRTVTREEIKMSTQSNDLIDNKPAIEPIKLVNLGWKPSIPLETSIRDILTFYRELN; encoded by the coding sequence ATGAAGCAACGAAGGAAATTAATAATCACCGGGGCAAGCGGATTCACGGGCCAGCATGCATGTGCCCATTTTTTAAAAGCAGGCTATGACATTACAGCCGTTTCACGGAAAAAGATAAATGTCGATGCTCAAATTAACATGGAATATTGTGATCTTACGAACGGAAACGAGGTTTATCAGCTTGTCAAAAAGATCAAACCTCAGTATGTCCTTCATTTGGCAGGCCAAAATCACGTTGGTGCATCATGGGTGGATCCATTATCGACCTTAGAGGCAAATTCCATGTCCACAGCCTACTTGATCGATGCCCTACGCAGGGAAAGTCCAACCTGCAAAATCGTGATAGTTGGCTCAGCTCTCCAATTTGACCCTGCCTCCCTCAATTCGATTCCCCATCCTTATAGTTTGAGTAAGACACTTCAAGTACTTATTGCACAATCCTGGGCAGCTTTATATAACATGGAAGTCATCATTGCCAAGCCGTCCAATTTGATCGGACCAGGTGTATCCACTGGGGTTTGTTCCATTTTTGCGCAAAAAATCATTGAAATGGAAAAGAAAGGATCAGAAAAGGTGCTTGAAGTCGAAAATCCCAACGCTCAACGTGATTTCTTGGACGTTAGAGATGCAGTGAGAGCTTATGATTTTCTGTTGAAGGATGGGAAGTCTGGCGAAACGTATGACGTTGCTTCAGGTCATACTTGTTCTTTGGGGCAAATCATTCAAGGGTATAGGACTGTAACGAGGGAAGAAATAAAAATGAGCACACAGAGCAATGATTTAATCGACAATAAGCCAGCAATCGAACCTATTAAGCTGGTGAATTTGGGATGGAAGCCCAGTATTCCGCTTGAAACATCTATAAGGGATATCCTTACCTTTTACCGAGAGTTAAACTGA
- a CDS encoding glycosyltransferase family 4 protein — translation MKILLATFWVTPHVGGVWNYMQQLKDKLVTLGHEVDFLSYGENHEYVHIINENRRIDMDELLSEEVLRYMKQHNSPTHPDPIIHYYETRCDFFQLGADYLGLDKYDVIHTQDIFSTVCINRIRAKKTALVATLHGCVAHELRSAYYSSKVPKQSIAKEGRDHFDQLEYDGATSADHTIVANEWMRDVLTDEFNVPKEQLSVFHYGYDTEAFLKRVDEKTEIERPEKKKVLIYTGRLSEFKGVHHLLNALSRLKKSRTDWVCWIAGDGPMETELKNKTKALRLEDDVVFLGRRDDIPYLLSISDIFVLPTLMENQPLSVIEAQISGMAVIASDVGGIPEIIDHGITGVLSPAGDEQMLSTHIEYLLEHDSYRNNLGVNALTWGLDHWSPDKAVQNVLSVYEHALSQKGNNH, via the coding sequence ATGAAAATATTACTTGCCACTTTTTGGGTCACGCCACATGTTGGCGGTGTCTGGAATTATATGCAGCAATTAAAGGATAAGCTTGTAACATTAGGACATGAGGTCGACTTTCTTAGCTACGGTGAAAATCATGAATATGTCCACATCATTAACGAAAACCGCAGGATAGATATGGATGAATTGCTTTCCGAAGAGGTTTTGCGATACATGAAACAGCATAATTCTCCCACTCATCCTGATCCAATCATCCACTATTACGAAACTCGGTGTGATTTCTTTCAGCTGGGTGCCGATTATTTAGGACTGGATAAATATGATGTCATTCATACGCAAGATATCTTTTCAACTGTCTGCATTAATCGGATCAGAGCGAAAAAAACAGCGCTCGTCGCTACGCTTCACGGTTGTGTTGCCCATGAACTTAGGAGTGCTTACTATAGCTCCAAAGTCCCTAAACAAAGCATTGCAAAAGAAGGCCGTGATCATTTTGATCAATTGGAATATGATGGGGCGACTTCTGCTGACCATACGATAGTGGCGAATGAATGGATGAGGGATGTATTGACTGATGAATTTAACGTTCCGAAAGAACAGCTGAGTGTTTTTCATTATGGCTATGATACCGAGGCCTTCTTGAAACGGGTGGATGAAAAAACCGAAATCGAACGACCTGAAAAGAAGAAAGTACTTATTTATACAGGCCGGCTGAGTGAGTTCAAAGGAGTTCATCATTTATTAAATGCACTATCTCGATTAAAAAAATCCAGAACCGATTGGGTTTGCTGGATTGCCGGGGACGGCCCGATGGAAACGGAGCTGAAAAATAAAACGAAAGCTCTTCGTTTGGAAGATGATGTGGTCTTTTTAGGCAGACGGGATGATATTCCTTATTTATTATCCATTTCGGATATCTTTGTACTGCCTACTTTGATGGAAAATCAACCTTTGTCGGTAATAGAAGCGCAAATCTCCGGAATGGCTGTCATTGCCAGTGATGTTGGAGGAATTCCTGAAATCATTGATCATGGAATCACGGGAGTATTATCACCTGCCGGGGATGAGCAGATGCTATCCACCCATATTGAATATTTATTGGAACATGATTCCTATCGCAACAATCTTGGAGTAAATGCCCTGACGTGGGGATTGGATCATTGGTCGCCAGATAAAGCGGTACAAAATGTGCTGAGTGTATACGAACATGCATTATCCCAAAAGGGAAATAATCACTAG
- a CDS encoding NAD-dependent epimerase/dehydratase family protein, translating into MKAIVTGGAGFIGSHLVEELILNGAEVHVLDNMISGHIDHVHPNAVIHTEDIRSKEAAQTIMKVKPDVVFHLAAQADVARSILDPQYDADVNINGTINMLKACQEASVRKLIFSSTSGVYGNLQKDLISESDPTGPVSYYGLSKLAAEAYIRLFHGLYGLEYTILRYGNVYGPRQTAKGEGGVVAVFLERIKKGLPLRIHGDGEQTRDFIYVKDIVRANTASVNHGNQETIQVSTAQKTSVNQLLSMLTQIHGSAVETLHSVGRTGDIKHSCLDNRKARQSLNWYPKTAIFQGLSETYSFSSKR; encoded by the coding sequence ATGAAGGCTATCGTGACTGGCGGAGCGGGGTTCATCGGTTCCCATCTTGTGGAAGAACTTATCTTGAATGGTGCCGAGGTACATGTATTGGATAATATGATATCCGGACACATCGATCATGTACATCCCAATGCCGTCATCCATACTGAAGATATACGCAGCAAGGAAGCTGCTCAAACGATCATGAAGGTAAAGCCTGACGTGGTCTTCCATCTGGCAGCACAGGCAGATGTGGCTCGCTCCATCCTCGATCCCCAGTATGATGCTGATGTTAATATCAACGGAACGATCAATATGCTCAAGGCATGTCAGGAAGCTTCTGTAAGGAAGCTGATTTTCTCTTCCACTTCAGGAGTCTATGGGAATTTACAGAAGGACTTGATCTCAGAAAGTGACCCGACCGGACCGGTTTCTTATTATGGTCTATCCAAGTTAGCGGCGGAAGCTTATATCCGTTTATTTCATGGGCTATATGGTCTCGAGTATACGATTCTCCGTTATGGAAATGTGTATGGTCCTAGACAGACGGCAAAGGGTGAAGGCGGAGTCGTCGCTGTCTTTTTAGAAAGGATAAAAAAAGGGCTGCCTTTACGCATACACGGTGATGGTGAACAAACCCGGGATTTTATCTATGTGAAGGATATAGTCAGAGCAAATACCGCTTCGGTTAATCACGGCAATCAAGAAACCATCCAGGTCAGTACGGCACAGAAAACATCAGTAAACCAACTGTTGAGTATGCTTACGCAAATACATGGCTCTGCCGTGGAAACCCTTCATTCAGTCGGAAGGACTGGAGATATCAAGCACAGCTGCCTCGATAACAGGAAAGCCCGGCAATCGCTGAATTGGTATCCAAAGACAGCTATCTTTCAAGGGTTATCCGAAACCTATTCTTTCTCTAGTAAACGGTAG